GCTTTTCGAAACCGATGTCAGTTCCATGACTGGCAAGGTGGTCATGATTCGTCGCTTACTCCGGCTTTAGGGCCGACACTGCAAGCCTACGTAGGGTGTTATTCGTGAGCACGGTCAGGATAAGCAACGATCCAGTGACGCCTTGCGCCCAGTCAGTATTCCATCCCGTGTAGAAGAGCCCGGCGTCCGCGACGCCGTAGATGGCAGTTCCAAGCGCGACGCCAAGCATCGTGCCGTACCCGCCGGTTAGCAAGACACCGCCAATCACCACAACGATTGGCGCTTGGAAGACATATCCCTGACCGCCGACGGCGTCACCCGTGTTGTATTGGACTGCCTGGGAGACACCGACAAGAGTTGCGGCAAGGGCCGTGCACACGAATAAGATGATCTTGACCCTCGATGTCATGACTCCTGCTCTTCGAGCTCGTTCCGCGTCCCCGCCAGTGGCAAGAATCCAATTGCCGAAGCGTGTGTACCGGAGCACCCATGCGGCTATCACGAGGATCAGCACCCACCACAGTATCGAAATACCAAACGACTTCCACTGAGACGAGAACAGCTGCGACAACAAGCCGCTTGTGTAGACCGTTATGGTCGTCGTGTTCGCGAGCTGACGGGACAAGGTGAGTGCCAATGCGGCCACCACCAAGTTGGTGCCGAGCGTGACGATGAATGAGGGCAGACCTGTTCGAGTGACCAAAAGCCCGTTGCAGACGCCGATCGCTATGGCGAAGAGAAACGCAAAGCCGACCGCCAGCGGCAGGGGCTGATTGAGGGCGCCGGCAATCACGCCAACCGAAATCGATCCCGCACCCACCATGGATCCGATCGATAAATCGAATTCACCGGCGATCATGAGCATGCCAACGGGCACGGCAATGATGCCAAGGTACGCTGCGGTATCTAGCCATCCTGCGGTAGCGTCCAGCGTGAGTAACCTGCCGGAGCTTGTAATGGAAAAGAAGCCATAGATCAAGATCGCCGCGGCCGCAGCACCAAACTCGGGCGCTCTAACGAGACGCGAAATTACGCTGGGATTACCGAGCCTCTGTTCAGGATCGACAGAGGCTGAATCGCCCGGCTCGCCTAGCGAAGTGACCATCGGTCGCTCCTCCATGTACATCGCGTCGGCCTGGGCGACCCTGGCCGTTCAAGGCGGCCGGGGTCGCTTCGCACTCAATTGCCCTAGCGGGCACCGCGACTACCGGGGTACTGCTGCTGCACGGCGAGCGCCTTGTCAACATTCTCCTTCGAAATCACCAAGCCGGAGGTGGCTATTGGCTGGGTCGGGTAAATGCCGTACTTGAGGTATTGAAATGCAATCTCGAGCGACAAGAAGCCCTGCAGATACGCCTGCTGATCCATGTCGAATGAGATGTCACCGCTCTTGACCGCCTGCAAGACGGCGGTCGATACATCGGTCGTGCCCAATTTAATCTGACCTGTCTTGCCGATTGCCTTGATGGC
The nucleotide sequence above comes from Candidatus Dormiibacterota bacterium. Encoded proteins:
- a CDS encoding ABC transporter permease; translated protein: MEERPMVTSLGEPGDSASVDPEQRLGNPSVISRLVRAPEFGAAAAAILIYGFFSITSSGRLLTLDATAGWLDTAAYLGIIAVPVGMLMIAGEFDLSIGSMVGAGSISVGVIAGALNQPLPLAVGFAFLFAIAIGVCNGLLVTRTGLPSFIVTLGTNLVVAALALTLSRQLANTTTITVYTSGLLSQLFSSQWKSFGISILWWVLILVIAAWVLRYTRFGNWILATGGDAERARRAGVMTSRVKIILFVCTALAATLVGVSQAVQYNTGDAVGGQGYVFQAPIVVVIGGVLLTGGYGTMLGVALGTAIYGVADAGLFYTGWNTDWAQGVTGSLLILTVLTNNTLRRLAVSALKPE